The following coding sequences are from one Spea bombifrons isolate aSpeBom1 chromosome 13, aSpeBom1.2.pri, whole genome shotgun sequence window:
- the MFSD11 gene encoding UNC93-like protein MFSD11 isoform X1, protein MSPEKKKLLNIFILGFSFMFLFTAFQTCGNVAQTVISNLNNTDFHGSGYTSLAIIYSVFSASNLIAPSVVAIIGSQFSMFLSGLFYSAYIAMFIQPFTWSFYTLSVFIGIAAAVLWTAQGACLTVNSDEDTIGRNSGIFWALLQFSMLFGNLYIYVAWKGEVNISERDRRTVFIALTVISLVGTVLFFLIRTPNASGSESLEDDGGSDSSLSGEGNIHRSSQSNMSKAVNAFTRSMKLCVTKEMLLLSISMAYTGLELTFYSGVYGTCIGSINWFGAEAKSLIGLSGIFVGLGEILGGGVFGLLSKNSRFGRNPVFLLGLVVHFLAFYLIFLNVPNDAPIASRDGTFSRAFVDPSKFLALFSSFLLGLGDSCFNTQLLSILGSLYAEDSAPAFAIFKFVQSISTAVAFFYSNYLLLQWQLLIMVIFGFFGTIAFFFVELGAVHQGPQDTRYGSI, encoded by the exons ATGTCTCCcgaaaaaaagaaactattaaacatttttattctggGCTTTTCTTTCATGTTCTTATTTACTGCCTTCCAGACCTGCGGGAATGTAGCG CAAACGGTTATCTCAAACCTAAACAACACTGACTTTCATGGAAGTGGCTATACAAG CCTGGCcattatatatagtgtgttttCTGCCTCAAACCTTATCGCTCCTTCTGTTGTGGCTATTATCGGCAGTCAGTTTTCCATGTTCCTGAGCGGCTTATTTTACAG tGCCTATATCGCCATGTTTATCCAGCCCTTCACGTGGTCCTTTTACACCTTGTCGGTTTTTATTGGGATTGCCGCTGCAG TGCTCTGGACTGCTCAAGGAGCCTGCTTGACCGTTAATTCTGACGAAGACACTATTGGGAGAAATAGCGGCATATTCTGGGCGCTTCTGCAGTTCAG CATGCTGTTTGGAAACCTCTACATCTATGTGGCATGGAAAGGAGAAGTTAACATATCGG AAAGGGATCGCCGGACGGTATTCATAGCTCTGACCGTCATCAGCTTGGTAGGCACCGTCCTTTTCTTTCTCATCAGGACGCCAAATGCTTCCGGGTCAGAATCGCTGGAGGATGACGGAGGATCAGACAGTAGCCTCAGTGGAGAGGGAAACAT CCACAGGTCTTCGCAAAGCAACATGTCAAAGGCCGTGAATGCTTTCA CCAGATCTATGAAGCTGTGTGTCACAAAAGAAATGCTACTGCTAAGCATATCGATGGCGTACACAG GGTTGGAACTCACATTTTATTCTGGCGTGTATGGAACCTGCATCGGTTCTATTAACTGGTTTGGAGCTGAAGCCAAGAGCCTTATCGGGCTGTCTGGAATATTTGTCGGCCTTGGAGAAATTTTAG GTGGTGGTGTTTTTGGGTTGCTCAGCAAGAACAGCCGTTTTGGTCGGAACCCTGTGTTCCTACTCGGTTTGGTGGTTCACTTCCTGGCATTCTACTTAATCTTCCTCAACGTGCCCAACGATGCCCCCATCGCCTCTCGTGATGGAACGTTCAGCCGTGCGTTTGTAGATCCAAG CAAGTTCCTGGCCCTGTTCAGCAGCTTTTTGCTGGGACTGGGAGACAGTTGCTTTAACACTCAGCTTCTCAGTATTCTGGGGTCTTTGTATGCGGAGGACAGCGCTCCTGCGTTCGCCATTTTCAAGTTTGTTCAG TCCATAAGCACGGCTGTGGCTTTCTTCTATAGTAACTACCTCCTCCTGCAGTGGCAGCTGCTTATCATGGTGATATTTGGCTTCTTTGGAACCATTGCGTTTTTCTTTGTGGAGCTGGGGGCCGTCCATCAGGGTCCTCAGGACACTCGCTACGGAAGTATATGA
- the MFSD11 gene encoding UNC93-like protein MFSD11 isoform X2: MSPEKKKLLNIFILGFSFMFLFTAFQTCGNVAQTVISNLNNTDFHGSGYTSLAIIYSVFSASNLIAPSVVAIIGSQFSMFLSGLFYSAYIAMFIQPFTWSFYTLSVFIGIAAAVLWTAQGACLTVNSDEDTIGRNSGIFWALLQFSMLFGNLYIYVAWKGEVNISERDRRTVFIALTVISLVGTVLFFLIRTPNASGSESLEDDGGSDSSLSGEGNMSSQSNMSKAVNAFTRSMKLCVTKEMLLLSISMAYTGLELTFYSGVYGTCIGSINWFGAEAKSLIGLSGIFVGLGEILGGGVFGLLSKNSRFGRNPVFLLGLVVHFLAFYLIFLNVPNDAPIASRDGTFSRAFVDPSKFLALFSSFLLGLGDSCFNTQLLSILGSLYAEDSAPAFAIFKFVQSISTAVAFFYSNYLLLQWQLLIMVIFGFFGTIAFFFVELGAVHQGPQDTRYGSI, encoded by the exons ATGTCTCCcgaaaaaaagaaactattaaacatttttattctggGCTTTTCTTTCATGTTCTTATTTACTGCCTTCCAGACCTGCGGGAATGTAGCG CAAACGGTTATCTCAAACCTAAACAACACTGACTTTCATGGAAGTGGCTATACAAG CCTGGCcattatatatagtgtgttttCTGCCTCAAACCTTATCGCTCCTTCTGTTGTGGCTATTATCGGCAGTCAGTTTTCCATGTTCCTGAGCGGCTTATTTTACAG tGCCTATATCGCCATGTTTATCCAGCCCTTCACGTGGTCCTTTTACACCTTGTCGGTTTTTATTGGGATTGCCGCTGCAG TGCTCTGGACTGCTCAAGGAGCCTGCTTGACCGTTAATTCTGACGAAGACACTATTGGGAGAAATAGCGGCATATTCTGGGCGCTTCTGCAGTTCAG CATGCTGTTTGGAAACCTCTACATCTATGTGGCATGGAAAGGAGAAGTTAACATATCGG AAAGGGATCGCCGGACGGTATTCATAGCTCTGACCGTCATCAGCTTGGTAGGCACCGTCCTTTTCTTTCTCATCAGGACGCCAAATGCTTCCGGGTCAGAATCGCTGGAGGATGACGGAGGATCAGACAGTAGCCTCAGTGGAGAGGGAAACAT GTCTTCGCAAAGCAACATGTCAAAGGCCGTGAATGCTTTCA CCAGATCTATGAAGCTGTGTGTCACAAAAGAAATGCTACTGCTAAGCATATCGATGGCGTACACAG GGTTGGAACTCACATTTTATTCTGGCGTGTATGGAACCTGCATCGGTTCTATTAACTGGTTTGGAGCTGAAGCCAAGAGCCTTATCGGGCTGTCTGGAATATTTGTCGGCCTTGGAGAAATTTTAG GTGGTGGTGTTTTTGGGTTGCTCAGCAAGAACAGCCGTTTTGGTCGGAACCCTGTGTTCCTACTCGGTTTGGTGGTTCACTTCCTGGCATTCTACTTAATCTTCCTCAACGTGCCCAACGATGCCCCCATCGCCTCTCGTGATGGAACGTTCAGCCGTGCGTTTGTAGATCCAAG CAAGTTCCTGGCCCTGTTCAGCAGCTTTTTGCTGGGACTGGGAGACAGTTGCTTTAACACTCAGCTTCTCAGTATTCTGGGGTCTTTGTATGCGGAGGACAGCGCTCCTGCGTTCGCCATTTTCAAGTTTGTTCAG TCCATAAGCACGGCTGTGGCTTTCTTCTATAGTAACTACCTCCTCCTGCAGTGGCAGCTGCTTATCATGGTGATATTTGGCTTCTTTGGAACCATTGCGTTTTTCTTTGTGGAGCTGGGGGCCGTCCATCAGGGTCCTCAGGACACTCGCTACGGAAGTATATGA